A region of Mammaliicoccus sp. Dog046 DNA encodes the following proteins:
- a CDS encoding patatin family protein, giving the protein MIKNTALILEGGGMRSMYTAGVLDYFVKKDMFFEYNIGVSAGASMAASYLSRQFRRNHRVTTKYIKDKRYLSLSNYIRRKEVFGMDFVYHYIPTYLEPFDFEAFDKAEENFVVVTTDCETGEAVYFDKNEMKGSLLTALEATSSLPLMANPVNYKGHTLLDGGIVDPIPVNKAMDDGYKKQVLILTRPQSYRKKQSRFSKVFKLKAYPKVNHLMEIRYKHYNKTLEWIETEEEKGNIFVIRPEDTLSVDRIEKDPKKLDALYKQGYEDAKKTYKKLKEYVEN; this is encoded by the coding sequence ATGATAAAAAATACAGCATTAATACTTGAAGGCGGCGGTATGAGAAGTATGTACACTGCCGGAGTATTAGATTACTTTGTGAAAAAAGACATGTTTTTTGAATATAATATCGGTGTCTCAGCAGGCGCTTCTATGGCGGCGAGTTACCTTTCTAGACAATTCAGAAGGAATCATAGAGTTACAACGAAATATATTAAAGACAAAAGATATCTTTCTCTTTCTAATTATATAAGAAGAAAAGAGGTATTCGGGATGGATTTTGTTTATCATTATATTCCAACTTATTTAGAACCTTTTGATTTTGAAGCTTTTGACAAAGCTGAAGAAAACTTTGTAGTTGTAACTACAGATTGTGAAACAGGCGAAGCGGTATATTTTGATAAGAATGAAATGAAAGGTTCATTATTAACAGCTTTAGAAGCAACGAGTTCTTTACCTTTGATGGCGAATCCTGTGAATTATAAAGGTCACACGCTATTAGATGGTGGCATTGTTGATCCGATACCTGTTAATAAAGCAATGGATGATGGATATAAAAAACAAGTGCTCATTTTAACGAGACCGCAAAGTTATAGAAAAAAACAAAGTAGATTTTCAAAGGTCTTTAAATTGAAAGCATATCCTAAAGTAAATCATTTAATGGAAATTAGATATAAACATTACAATAAGACATTAGAATGGATTGAAACAGAGGAAGAAAAGGGAAATATCTTTGTTATTAGACCAGAAGATACATTATCTGTTGATAGAATTGAGAAAGATCCTAAGAAATTAGATGCTTTATATAAACAAGGCTATGAAGATGCGAAAAAAACTTACAAAAAACTTAAAGAATATGTAGAGAATTAA
- a CDS encoding aminotransferase class I/II-fold pyridoxal phosphate-dependent enzyme encodes MTLNKKLIELEDEKAISLHVPGHHNNTIGSLNQLNLAMDKTEITGLDDLHQPEGCIKESMDLLNRFPQYTGQYLVNGTTVGILSAIYAVQHLKGEILIPRNAHKSIYNALNLTRQDARWMPMTVSEITGQYNGVGNLSGIDLSNVKLAIFTYPNYYGETFNIDESIKLLQKHHIPVLVDEAHGAHFGISSYFPESTLTHDADIVVQSYHKTLPALTMGSVMYINDNLNLKSKIQDYLTMLQSSSPSYLIMSSLEHAEDFYKRFDDEVFKNKRTQLIASIKRTGFYVGCLEDPLKLIVSHDHLTGFEVQRVFEDSHIYVELCNENYVLIVLPLWHDNDRFPFEILLERISHINIEGNNQKIEKTQMKLPVHSANKKYNDIEKIHEIELNKSVNRISAVDVIPYPPGIPVILKGEQITKEVVDSLLQWIDNGGRVEGIINKYIKVKDEQ; translated from the coding sequence ATGACTTTAAATAAAAAATTGATTGAATTAGAAGATGAAAAAGCAATATCACTTCATGTTCCAGGGCATCACAATAATACAATTGGATCTTTAAATCAACTGAATTTAGCAATGGATAAGACTGAAATAACCGGATTAGATGATTTACATCAACCAGAGGGATGTATAAAAGAGAGTATGGATTTACTGAATAGATTCCCGCAGTATACAGGTCAGTATTTAGTTAATGGCACAACGGTTGGTATACTGTCTGCAATATATGCAGTACAACATTTAAAAGGCGAAATTCTAATTCCGAGAAATGCACATAAATCTATTTATAATGCATTAAATTTAACGAGGCAAGATGCAAGATGGATGCCGATGACAGTGTCTGAGATTACAGGTCAGTATAATGGTGTTGGAAATCTTTCAGGAATAGATTTATCTAATGTGAAATTAGCTATATTTACGTACCCTAATTATTATGGAGAAACGTTTAATATTGATGAGAGTATTAAATTATTACAAAAACATCATATCCCTGTGTTAGTAGATGAAGCACATGGCGCGCATTTTGGCATTAGTTCATACTTCCCTGAATCAACATTAACTCATGATGCAGATATAGTTGTGCAATCTTATCATAAAACGTTGCCTGCTTTAACAATGGGGTCAGTGATGTATATTAATGATAATTTAAATTTAAAATCTAAAATTCAAGATTATTTAACAATGCTTCAATCTTCAAGTCCTTCTTATTTAATTATGTCGAGTCTTGAGCATGCAGAAGATTTTTATAAGCGTTTTGATGATGAAGTGTTTAAAAATAAGAGAACGCAGTTGATCGCGTCCATAAAACGGACTGGATTTTATGTAGGTTGTCTAGAGGATCCACTTAAATTAATTGTATCCCATGATCATCTAACTGGATTTGAAGTTCAACGTGTATTTGAGGATTCGCATATATATGTAGAATTGTGTAATGAGAATTATGTTTTAATTGTGTTACCGTTATGGCATGACAACGATAGATTTCCTTTTGAAATATTATTAGAACGTATCTCACACATTAATATAGAAGGAAATAATCAAAAGATAGAAAAAACACAGATGAAATTACCTGTTCATTCAGCTAACAAAAAATATAATGATATAGAAAAAATTCATGAGATAGAATTGAATAAATCGGTAAATCGCATATCTGCTGTAGATGTTATCCCTTATCCACCAGGTATACCCGTTATATTAAAAGGTGAACAGATTACGAAAGAAGTAGTAGATTCTCTTTTACAATGGATTGATAATGGTGGTAGAGTGGAAGGCATAATAAATAAGTATATTAAGGTAAAGGATGAACAATAA
- the recR gene encoding recombination mediator RecR yields MFYPEPISKLIDSFMKLPGIGPKTAQRLAFHVLDMKEDDVVLFAKSLVDVKRELTYCETCGHITDVSPCHICQDKQRDRSVVCVVQDSKDVIAMEKMREYKGLYHVLHGAISPMEGIGPEDINIPTLLERLKSDEINEIILATNPNIEGESTAMYISRLVKPIGIKTTRLAHGLPVGGDLEYADEVTLSKAITGRTEI; encoded by the coding sequence ATGTTCTATCCAGAACCAATATCTAAACTGATAGATAGTTTTATGAAATTACCAGGGATTGGGCCGAAGACTGCACAACGCTTAGCTTTCCATGTGTTAGATATGAAGGAAGACGATGTTGTACTATTCGCGAAATCACTTGTAGATGTAAAGCGTGAATTAACATATTGTGAAACGTGTGGACATATTACAGACGTGTCTCCTTGTCATATTTGTCAGGATAAACAAAGAGATCGTTCAGTTGTTTGTGTCGTACAAGACTCTAAAGATGTTATTGCTATGGAAAAGATGCGTGAATACAAAGGTCTTTACCATGTGTTGCATGGTGCGATATCTCCTATGGAAGGTATTGGTCCAGAAGATATAAACATACCAACACTTTTAGAAAGACTTAAGAGTGATGAGATTAACGAAATCATATTAGCGACGAACCCTAATATTGAAGGCGAATCTACAGCAATGTATATCTCGAGATTGGTTAAACCAATTGGTATAAAAACGACAAGACTTGCACATGGTTTACCTGTAGGCGGAGATTTAGAATATGCTGATGAAGTAACACTTTCTAAAGCAATCACTGGTAGAACTGAAATTTAG
- a CDS encoding GNAT family N-acetyltransferase yields the protein MIIRKATESDIQSIYNIATQEGWKTFSIAKITQLLSKSHMIVIEIDDEIIGYTRYLTDEIVTLYIAEIVILNNHRNNGYAKELIQYLQDLYPSTRIELLSENNAFYEKMKFRNIGTGYRLP from the coding sequence ATGATCATTAGAAAAGCTACAGAATCTGATATACAGTCTATTTATAATATAGCAACTCAAGAAGGATGGAAGACATTTTCAATCGCAAAAATAACTCAACTACTTTCTAAATCTCATATGATAGTTATAGAAATCGATGATGAAATTATAGGTTATACAAGATATTTAACCGATGAAATTGTAACTTTATATATTGCCGAAATTGTTATATTAAATAACCACAGGAATAACGGCTACGCAAAAGAACTGATTCAGTACTTACAAGATTTATATCCCTCAACACGAATAGAGTTACTTTCAGAAAACAATGCTTTTTATGAAAAGATGAAATTCCGTAATATTGGTACAGGTTATAGATTACCTTAA